The following are from one region of the Magallana gigas chromosome 6, xbMagGiga1.1, whole genome shotgun sequence genome:
- the LOC105321348 gene encoding heterogeneous nuclear ribonucleoprotein U: MSDIDPNKLKVVELREELKSRGLDTKGTKPVLVKRLKKALNEEKGGSVADESTDSIADDSQESSTLDDSTAQESPTKNDQTENTSQQSAEESVETPAKTEPEPEVQPKPDVTEEVAPAQAEPEPVEVEPEVESKPEPVKAEPEPAPAEPEPAPAEEPMSADAESAEVKQEEETANGVDVKKEAKDEEMKAVEELSDDDEKKRNRKRSRSRSRERRHSREDRHRSRSRSHERRYKKIEMEDDAWESSTDVLLDRFNADLSLKVNENNLSASPFTEGGFAMMWTGVRATYGVKGGKVAYEVKLTENCDVSHLPSEEVHPNVLRVGWSANSTSMQLGEEAKSFGYGGTGKAATECKFEDYGQQFTAGDVITAYLDFDQDPADIFISFAKNGDDLGVCFPVKKSDLEEVALFPHVLTKNVAFECNFGALEEPWFPLKEEFTFVGKVPLEERVRGTEPPAKKEDCEVIMMIGLPASGKTTWAEKLKASQPEKMYNILGTNLIIDKMKVMGLPRKKNYAGRWDVLIDKSTKCLNKLLEIAAGKKRNYIIDQTNVYASARRRKMQPFEGFQRKAVVIVPTEEDYKTRLELQGKEEGKDVPEHAILEMKANFSLPEEGVLFDSIEYVEQELEATKELVEKYNKEGKDNLPPPQKRSKFSDNRHDQITTVNRMGGRDNRNRRDNRYGSGGSGHGGGGGGWRDNRHQGHGGGRWGDRRGGGGGGGRWNDRSGGYGGGGFNRDRNDRRWSGGGGDRRDNRDRQGGGRNFGSGGNKWGNQGNRGRNWGSNQGNWSGNQGNWGGGQSGNWRNQQGGWNQGNSWGNQGQWNQGSNQGYGQWNYAQTAGQQQAAGQQQTWGNQQSYWPQQQQQQQQQYATNPQYQQWYGQQAQQNYSTSGGGAGGTK, encoded by the exons ATGAGTGATATAGATCCAAACAAGCTGAAAGTTGTCGAACTGCGCGAGGAATTGAAATCGCGTGGGTTAGACACCAAAGGAACAAAACCGGTATTGGTCAAGCGTCTGAAGAAAGCGTTAAACGAGGAAAAAGGCGGATCGG TTGCTGATGAATCCACTGATTCAATTGCGGATGATTCACAAGAATCGTCTACATTAGACGATAGCACTGCACAAGAATCACCGACAAAGAATGATCAG ACTGAAAATACTTCACAACAATCAGCGGAAGAATCTGTTGAG ACACCAGCAAAAACAGAGCCTGAACCAGAAGTTCAGCCTAAACCAGATGTCACAGAGGAAGTAGCACCAGCTCAGGCAGAGCCTGAACCTGTTGAAGTGGAGCCAGAAGTTGAGTCCAAACCAGAGCCAGTGAAAGCTGAACCAGAGCCGGCTCCAGCTGAACCAGAGCCGGCTCCAGCTGAGGAACCAATGTCAGCAGATGCGGAATCTGCAGAAGTGAAACAGGAAGAGGAAACGGCTAATGGGGTAGACGTCAAAAAAGAAGCCAAAGATGAGGAAATGAAAGCTGTGGAAGAACTCTCAGATGATG atgaaaagaaaagaaacagaaAAAGGTCAAGGAGTCGATCTCGTGAGAGACGCCACTCCCGGGAGGACAGACACAGatctaggtcaaggtcacatgAGAGAAG ATATAAGAAAATAGAAATGGAGGATGATGCATGGGAGTCATCAACTGATGTTCTACTGGACAGAT TTAATGCTGACTTGAGTCTGAAAGTCAATGAGAACAATTTGTCTGCTTCCCCTTTTACGGAAGGAGGATTTGCCATGATGTGGACTGGAGTCCGCGCAACCTATGGAGTCAAAGGAGGAAAAGTGGCATATGAAGTGAAG TTGACAGAGAATTGTGATGTGAGTCATTTACCATCCGAGGAGGTTCATCCTAACGTGCTTCGGGTCGGCTGGTCGGCAAATTCCACTTCTATGCAGCTAG GAGAGGAAGCCAAGTCGTTTGGGTATGGTGGCACTGGAAAGGCTGCCACAGAGTGCAAGTTTGAAGACTACGGACAGCAGTTTACTGCGGGCGATGTTATCACAGCTTATTTG gactTTGACCAGGATCctgctgatattttcatttcatttgccAAAAACGGAGATGATCTTGGAGTTTGTTTTCCCGTCAAGAAATCCGATCTAGAAGAAGTGGCATTATTTCCTCATGTTCTTACAAAAAATGTTGCATTTGAGTGCAATTTTGGGGCATTG gAGGAGCCATGGTTTCCATTGAAAGAAGAATTCACATTTGTTGGTAAAGTCCCATTGGAGGAGAGAGTGCGCGGCACAGAACCCCCAGCCAAAAAGGAAGACTGTGAG GTGATCATGATGATTGGACTTCCTGCATCAGGAAAAACAACATGGGCTGAAAAACTCAAGGCTAGTCAGCCCGAGAAAATGTACAACATTCTCGGAACGAATCTCATCATTGACAAAATGAAG GTGATGGGATTACCAAGAAAGAAGAACTATGCTGGGCGATGGGACGTCCTCATTGACAAGTCAACCAAGTGCTTAAACAAGTTGTTGGAGATTGCTGCTGGAAAGAAAAGGAACTACATCATTGACCAG ACAAATGTGTACGCATCCGCCCGAAGACGTAAAATGCAGCCTTTTGAAGGTTTTCAACGTAAAGCAGTTGTGATTGTTCCTACTGAGGAAGATTATAAAACTCGATTAGAACTGCAAGGAAAAGAGGAAGGAAAAGATGTACCTGAACACGCCATTCTTGAAATGAAAG CTAATTTCTCGCTGCCAGAGGAGGGTGTTCTGTTTGATTCCATCGAGTACGTGGAACAGGAACTAGAAGCCACCAAGGAACTCGTGGAGAAATACAATAAGGAGGGGAAAGACAACCTACCCCCACCACAAAAACGCTCCAAGTTCAGTGATAACAGACATG ATCAGATCACAACTGTGAACCGTATGGGAGGTCGGGATAACCGCAATAGGAGAGACAACCGCTACGGCAGTGGTGGCAGTGGTCACGGCGGGGGTGGCGGAGGGTGGCGAGATAATCGGCACCAGGGTCATGGAGGAGGACGATGGGGAGACAGGCGCGGGGGAGGAGGCGGGGGCGGAC GTTGGAATGACCGCAGTGGTGGCTATGGAGGCGGTGGTTTCAATCGTGACAGAAATGATCGCCGCTGGTCTGGTGGAGGGGGAGACAGAAGAGACAATAGG GATCGTCAAGGTGGTGGCAGAAACTTTGGAAGTGGTGGAAACAAATGGGGAAACCAAGGAAACAGAGGCAGAAACTGGGGCAGTAACCAAGGAAACTGGAGTGGTAACCAGGGAAACTGGGGTGGTGGTCAAAGTGGAAACTGGAGAAACCAGCAGGGAGGGTGGAACCAGGGAAACAGTTGGGGGAACCAAGGACAGTGGAACCAGGGCTCCAATCAGGGATACGGG CAATGGAACTATGCTCAGACTGCGGGGCAACAACAGGCAGCTGGTCAGCAACAAACCTGGGGGAACCAGCAGAGCTACTGGCCCCAACAAcaacagcagcagcagcagcagtaCGCCACCAATCCGCAATACCAGCAGTGGTACGGCCAACAGGCTCAGCAGAATTACTCCACCAGCGGGGGCGGGGCCGGTGGCACCAAGTAG